Proteins encoded together in one Actinomycetes bacterium window:
- a CDS encoding cytochrome c oxidase assembly protein: protein MLARRLGNAASAVPGRLSSRTCVGPLSAARTGCGRRLGSGPHPLGGGHCRARRFGARGRDLTPLFRLSEVQPVFHEFVHVCLLACGLMFWVPVLGQDPATRRPRYHRGLAMVAIGVPVYAAIAWGMWAEGQFVSPDHSLSDIHLGAVAMVVGGAALSLAGAAVAMVQELHHRRLVRSRATRRATNVVAAA, encoded by the coding sequence ATGCTCGCCCGACGGCTCGGGAACGCCGCAAGTGCGGTGCCTGGACGCCTCTCGAGCCGCACCTGCGTCGGCCCCCTTTCGGCGGCGAGGACCGGATGTGGGCGTCGACTGGGCAGCGGTCCCCACCCCCTGGGCGGGGGACACTGTCGCGCGCGTCGCTTTGGTGCTCGAGGTCGCGACCTCACGCCGCTGTTCCGGCTCAGCGAGGTCCAGCCGGTGTTCCACGAGTTCGTCCACGTGTGCTTGCTCGCCTGCGGGCTGATGTTCTGGGTCCCCGTGCTCGGCCAGGACCCCGCGACCAGGCGTCCGCGCTATCACCGCGGGCTGGCGATGGTCGCGATTGGTGTGCCGGTCTACGCGGCCATAGCGTGGGGGATGTGGGCCGAGGGGCAGTTCGTCAGCCCTGATCACTCCTTGTCCGACATCCACCTGGGAGCAGTGGCGATGGTCGTCGGTGGCGCCGCCCTGTCGCTCGCCGGCGCCGCCGTCGCGATGGTGCAGGAGCTCCACCACCGCCGGCTGGTCCGGTCGCGCGCGACCCGGCGCGCCACAAACGTGGTGGCGGCCGCATGA
- a CDS encoding 2-oxoacid:acceptor oxidoreductase family protein produces MFQIRVHGRGGQGVVTTAELLSVAAFLDGHEAQAFPSFGSERMGAPVMAFCRIDHVPIRVREPVAEPDAVIVSDPTLLHHVAVFAGLDPDGYVLINSTHGWEELGLADLHESHRPERLVTVPATEIARRYTGRPLPNACLLGAFVALTGVVAMDCVEQAIRERFSTRVAEGNIAAALAAYERAGAREEALDA; encoded by the coding sequence GTGTTCCAGATCCGGGTCCACGGCCGAGGCGGGCAGGGCGTGGTCACGACAGCCGAGCTGCTGTCGGTGGCCGCGTTCCTCGACGGTCACGAGGCACAGGCCTTCCCGAGCTTCGGCTCCGAGCGGATGGGCGCGCCCGTCATGGCGTTCTGCCGGATCGACCACGTGCCCATCAGGGTGCGCGAGCCGGTGGCCGAGCCCGACGCCGTGATCGTGTCCGACCCGACCCTGCTCCACCACGTCGCGGTCTTCGCCGGCCTGGATCCGGACGGGTACGTGCTCATCAACTCCACGCACGGATGGGAGGAGCTCGGCCTGGCCGACCTGCACGAGTCGCACCGGCCGGAGCGGCTGGTCACCGTCCCGGCCACCGAGATCGCGCGCAGGTACACCGGCCGCCCGCTTCCCAACGCCTGCCTGCTCGGCGCGTTCGTCGCGCTCACCGGGGTGGTGGCCATGGACTGCGTCGAACAAGCGATCCGCGAGCGGTTCTCGACGCGGGTCGCCGAGGGCAACATCGCCGCCGCGCTCGCGGCGTACGAGCGTGCCGGTGCTCGCGAGGAGGCCCTCGATGCGTAG
- the moaA gene encoding GTP 3',8-cyclase MoaA: MSATRDAFGRRLGDLRLSVTDRCNLRCTYCMPRELFGANHEFLPRQEILSYEEFARLVSVFAGLGVGKVRLTGGEPLLRRDVETLVTAVARTPGITDVAMTTNGTLLAARAASLRDAGLDRLTVSLDSVDPDTFASMADTRVALQTVLDGIDAAVAAGFAPVKLNAVVRRGVNDAGILDLVRYARDGRHVLRLIEYMDVGATNGWVLDDVVPAEEILRRIDEVYPLRALAPARPGEVAKRWAYADGGGEIGLITSVSRPFCGDCTRARITSTGELFTCLFASRGTDLRALLRGGATDEDLRQAIRRVWASRDDRYSELRHQLTPAHPARAEMSYLGG; this comes from the coding sequence ATGAGCGCCACACGGGACGCCTTCGGGCGTCGGCTCGGCGACCTTCGGCTGTCGGTCACCGACCGGTGCAACCTGCGGTGCACGTACTGCATGCCGCGGGAGCTCTTCGGCGCCAACCACGAGTTCCTGCCTCGTCAGGAGATCCTCAGCTACGAGGAGTTCGCCCGGCTGGTGTCGGTGTTCGCCGGGCTCGGCGTAGGCAAGGTACGGCTCACCGGCGGCGAGCCACTTCTGCGCCGCGACGTCGAGACGCTCGTGACCGCCGTCGCCCGCACTCCCGGCATCACCGATGTGGCGATGACGACCAACGGCACCCTCCTCGCCGCCCGCGCCGCCTCGCTGCGCGACGCCGGGCTCGACCGGCTGACCGTGAGCCTCGACAGCGTCGACCCGGACACCTTCGCCTCGATGGCGGACACCCGCGTGGCGCTCCAGACCGTCCTCGACGGCATCGACGCCGCGGTTGCGGCCGGCTTCGCGCCGGTGAAGCTCAACGCCGTGGTGCGCCGGGGGGTCAACGACGCGGGGATCCTCGACCTGGTGCGCTACGCCCGGGACGGCCGGCACGTGCTGCGCCTCATCGAGTACATGGACGTCGGGGCGACCAACGGCTGGGTGCTCGACGACGTCGTGCCCGCCGAGGAGATCTTGCGCCGGATCGACGAGGTGTACCCCCTGCGGGCGCTGGCCCCTGCCCGCCCCGGAGAGGTGGCCAAGCGCTGGGCGTACGCCGACGGCGGCGGCGAGATCGGACTGATCACCTCGGTGAGCCGGCCCTTCTGCGGGGACTGCACCCGCGCGCGAATCACCTCGACCGGCGAGCTGTTCACCTGCCTGTTCGCCTCCCGTGGGACCGATCTGCGGGCCTTGCTGCGGGGCGGGGCGACCGATGAGGACCTTCGCCAGGCGATCCGGCGGGTCTGGGCCTCCCGCGACGACCGCTATTCCGAGCTGCGGCACCAGCTGACCCCCGCCCACCCGGCGCGCGCCGAGATGTCCTACCTCGGCGGCTGA
- a CDS encoding thiamine pyrophosphate-dependent enzyme has translation MPTQDVKFYQVGSRAVGNRLLDEEQRTEQASPLRRNSLNSGHRACQGCGEALGARYVVDAAYRATGGRLVVVNATGCLEVFSSPYPESSWQVPWLHSVFANAPAVAAGVAAALEAQGRTDVRVLAQGGDGGTVDIGLACLSGMFERNDDVFYVCYDNEAYMNTGVQRSGATPAYARTATTEAVGPEPGNPIGQGKDVPRIAMAHDIPYVATATVAELHDLEAKVARAMAMRGARYLHVLVPCPLGWGSAASDTVRLARLAQRSGLFPVFEAEHGEVTSVLPIRGQVPVEDYLRPQKRYAHLFREPERTDLIARIQGVADRTIARYGLLRDGGER, from the coding sequence ATGCCCACGCAGGACGTGAAGTTCTATCAGGTGGGAAGCCGTGCCGTCGGGAACCGGCTGCTCGACGAGGAACAGCGCACCGAGCAGGCCAGTCCCCTGCGGCGCAACTCGCTGAACTCCGGCCACCGTGCCTGTCAAGGGTGCGGGGAGGCGCTCGGCGCGCGCTACGTCGTCGACGCGGCGTACCGCGCGACCGGGGGGCGCCTGGTGGTCGTGAACGCGACCGGCTGCCTGGAGGTGTTCTCCTCCCCCTACCCAGAGAGCTCCTGGCAGGTGCCGTGGCTGCACTCGGTGTTCGCCAACGCGCCCGCGGTCGCCGCGGGAGTCGCCGCCGCCCTGGAGGCCCAGGGACGGACCGACGTACGCGTTCTCGCGCAAGGTGGTGACGGTGGGACCGTCGACATCGGACTGGCCTGCCTGTCCGGCATGTTCGAGCGAAACGACGACGTGTTCTACGTCTGCTACGACAACGAGGCGTACATGAACACCGGCGTGCAGCGCTCCGGTGCGACGCCGGCGTACGCCCGCACGGCGACCACCGAGGCGGTCGGACCCGAGCCCGGCAACCCGATCGGGCAGGGCAAGGACGTCCCGAGGATCGCGATGGCGCACGACATCCCCTACGTCGCCACGGCGACGGTCGCGGAGCTGCACGACCTCGAGGCCAAGGTGGCCCGCGCGATGGCGATGCGTGGAGCGCGGTACCTGCACGTGCTCGTCCCGTGCCCCCTCGGGTGGGGGTCGGCGGCATCGGACACGGTGCGCCTGGCCAGGCTCGCGCAGCGCAGCGGACTGTTCCCGGTCTTCGAGGCCGAGCACGGCGAGGTCACGTCGGTGCTCCCCATCCGCGGTCAGGTACCCGTCGAGGACTACCTGCGTCCCCAGAAGCGATACGCCCACCTGTTCCGTGAGCCCGAACGCACCGACCTGATCGCGCGGATCCAGGGGGTCGCCGACCGCACCATCGCTCGCTACGGGCTGCTGCGAGACGGAGGGGAACGGTGA
- a CDS encoding aerobic carbon-monoxide dehydrogenase large subunit: MTVTESRPEGFVNNDEHPVGYGRMLRKEDPRFIRGKGHYCDDVQLPGMLHMAILRSPVAHARIVSIDTTAAAAHPKVKAVITGETLAGLGLAWMPTLSNDVQAVLATDKVRFQGQEVAVVVAEDRYSARDALELIDVEYDTLPPVIDARHALDPDAPVIRDDREGKTDNHCFDWETGDAAATDAVFAKAEVIVTQDIVYPRVHPAPMETCGAVADFDKVNGKLTLYSTSQAPHAHRTVYALVAGLPEHKIRVISPDIGGGFGNKVPIYPGYVCAIVSSIVTGKPVKWMEDRYENLISTGFARDYIMRGEIAATREGRILAIRSHVLADHGAFNGTAAPVKYPAGFFGVFTGSYDLEAAYCKMTAVYTNKAPGGVAYACSFRITEAVYFVERLVDCLADELQMDPAELRLKNLIRPEQFPYTTKTGWVYDSGDYETTMRLAMADIGYEELRREQAEKRARGEIMGIGVAFFTEAVGAGPRKNMDILGLGMADGCELRVHPTGKAVVRLSVQTQGQGHETTFAQIVAEELGIPPADIDVVHGDTDNTPFGLGTYGSRSTPVSGAAAALVSRKVRDKAQIIASGMLEVSVADLEWEKGSFRVKGDPSKSVTIQEIAMRAHGAGDLPDGVEGGLEAQICYNPSNLTYPYGAYVCVVDIDPGTAQVTVRRFLAVDDCGTRINPMIIEGQVHGGLTDGVGMALMEWIAFDEDGNCLSASLMDYLIPTALEVPDWETDHTVTPSPHHPIGAKGIGESATVGSPPAIVNAVVDALKPFGVRHADMPLTPSRVWEAMQGRARPPV; encoded by the coding sequence ATGACCGTCACCGAATCTCGTCCCGAAGGCTTCGTCAACAACGACGAGCACCCCGTCGGCTACGGCCGGATGCTGCGCAAGGAGGACCCGCGCTTCATCCGCGGCAAGGGTCACTACTGCGACGACGTGCAGCTGCCGGGCATGCTGCACATGGCGATCCTGCGCTCGCCGGTCGCGCACGCCCGGATCGTGAGCATCGACACCACGGCGGCGGCCGCGCACCCGAAGGTCAAGGCGGTCATCACCGGCGAGACGCTGGCCGGGCTCGGGTTGGCGTGGATGCCGACCCTGTCCAACGACGTCCAAGCCGTGCTGGCCACGGACAAGGTGCGCTTCCAGGGCCAGGAGGTCGCCGTCGTCGTCGCGGAGGACCGCTACTCCGCTCGTGATGCGCTCGAGCTCATCGACGTCGAGTACGACACCCTGCCCCCGGTCATCGACGCGCGCCACGCGCTCGACCCGGACGCCCCCGTCATCCGCGACGACCGCGAGGGCAAGACGGACAACCACTGCTTCGACTGGGAGACCGGCGACGCGGCGGCGACGGATGCGGTCTTCGCCAAGGCCGAGGTCATCGTGACCCAGGACATCGTCTATCCGCGGGTGCACCCCGCGCCGATGGAGACCTGCGGTGCGGTGGCCGACTTCGACAAGGTCAACGGGAAGCTCACGCTGTACTCCACGTCGCAGGCGCCACACGCGCACCGCACGGTCTACGCGCTCGTCGCCGGCCTGCCCGAGCACAAGATCCGCGTGATCTCCCCCGACATCGGCGGCGGCTTCGGCAACAAGGTGCCGATCTACCCGGGCTACGTCTGCGCCATCGTCTCCTCGATCGTCACGGGGAAGCCCGTGAAGTGGATGGAGGACCGCTACGAGAACCTCATCAGCACGGGATTCGCGCGCGACTACATCATGCGCGGCGAGATCGCGGCGACCCGCGAGGGCAGGATCCTCGCGATCCGCTCCCATGTGCTGGCCGACCACGGGGCCTTCAACGGGACCGCGGCCCCGGTGAAGTACCCGGCCGGGTTCTTCGGTGTCTTCACGGGCAGCTACGACCTCGAGGCCGCCTACTGCAAGATGACCGCCGTCTACACGAACAAGGCACCCGGAGGAGTGGCCTACGCCTGCTCCTTCCGCATCACCGAGGCGGTCTACTTCGTGGAGCGGCTCGTCGACTGTCTCGCCGACGAGCTGCAGATGGACCCTGCCGAGCTGCGGCTCAAGAACCTCATCCGCCCGGAGCAGTTCCCGTACACGACGAAGACCGGCTGGGTCTACGACTCCGGGGACTACGAGACGACGATGCGCCTCGCCATGGCCGACATCGGTTACGAGGAGCTGCGCCGCGAGCAGGCCGAGAAGCGCGCTCGCGGGGAGATCATGGGCATCGGCGTCGCGTTCTTCACCGAGGCCGTCGGGGCCGGTCCGCGCAAGAACATGGACATCCTCGGGCTCGGCATGGCCGACGGCTGCGAGCTTCGGGTCCACCCGACCGGCAAGGCGGTCGTGCGCCTGTCGGTGCAGACCCAGGGCCAGGGCCACGAGACGACCTTCGCCCAGATCGTGGCCGAGGAGCTCGGGATCCCGCCGGCCGACATCGACGTCGTCCACGGCGACACCGACAACACGCCGTTCGGCCTGGGGACGTACGGCAGCCGCTCGACGCCCGTCTCCGGTGCGGCCGCCGCCCTGGTGTCGCGCAAGGTGCGGGACAAGGCCCAGATCATCGCCTCGGGGATGCTGGAGGTCTCGGTGGCGGACCTGGAGTGGGAGAAGGGCTCCTTCCGGGTGAAGGGCGACCCGTCCAAGTCGGTGACGATCCAGGAGATCGCGATGCGGGCGCACGGTGCCGGCGACCTCCCGGACGGTGTGGAGGGCGGGCTCGAGGCACAGATCTGCTACAACCCCTCGAACCTCACCTACCCCTACGGCGCGTACGTCTGCGTCGTCGACATCGATCCGGGAACGGCGCAGGTCACCGTGCGCCGCTTCCTCGCTGTCGACGACTGCGGTACTCGGATCAATCCGATGATCATCGAGGGTCAGGTGCACGGCGGCCTCACCGACGGCGTGGGCATGGCGTTGATGGAGTGGATCGCCTTCGACGAGGACGGGAACTGCCTGTCCGCCTCGCTGATGGACTACCTGATCCCCACGGCGCTCGAGGTGCCGGACTGGGAGACCGACCACACGGTGACCCCGTCCCCGCACCATCCGATCGGGGCCAAGGGAATCGGCGAATCGGCGACGGTCGGGTCGCCGCCCGCCATCGTCAACGCCGTGGTCGACGCGTT
- a CDS encoding xanthine dehydrogenase family protein subunit M translates to MQVPAPFEYQRASSVQEAIGLLERLGSSARLVAGGHSLLPMMKLRLANFEYLIDINDLHDELGGITVEATQVRVGAMTRHRELLESAELGRIFPIFHDAERVIADPVVRNRGTIGGSLCQADPSEDLSAVCTTLDASCVIVGSSGVRVVTMEDFHRGPYETAVGDDEILTEVRIPIRPNGSSAYEKVERRAGDWAVVSAGAAVWMDGGEITDARVGLAAVGPNTTAIPGISELLRGQQPSEELYEQAGAIAARSCSPVADMRGSEEYKRHLADELTRRTLRRAVARINGEDV, encoded by the coding sequence ATGCAGGTGCCTGCGCCGTTCGAGTACCAGCGAGCCAGCAGTGTCCAGGAGGCGATCGGTCTCCTCGAACGGCTCGGCAGCTCGGCCCGTCTCGTGGCCGGCGGCCACAGCCTCTTGCCGATGATGAAGCTGAGGCTGGCCAACTTCGAGTACCTGATCGACATCAACGACCTGCACGACGAGCTCGGCGGGATCACGGTCGAGGCGACCCAGGTCAGGGTCGGGGCGATGACCCGGCACCGCGAGCTGCTCGAGTCGGCGGAGCTCGGCCGTATCTTCCCGATCTTCCACGACGCGGAGCGGGTGATCGCCGATCCCGTGGTCCGCAACCGCGGCACCATCGGCGGCTCGTTGTGCCAGGCCGACCCCTCCGAGGACCTTTCGGCCGTGTGCACGACCCTTGACGCCAGCTGCGTGATCGTGGGCAGCTCCGGGGTGCGGGTCGTGACGATGGAGGACTTCCACCGCGGGCCGTACGAGACCGCCGTCGGTGACGACGAGATCCTCACCGAGGTGCGCATCCCGATCCGGCCGAACGGTTCCAGCGCCTACGAGAAGGTCGAGCGCCGGGCCGGGGACTGGGCGGTGGTGTCCGCGGGCGCGGCCGTCTGGATGGACGGCGGCGAGATCACCGACGCACGCGTGGGGCTGGCGGCGGTCGGGCCCAACACGACGGCCATCCCGGGGATCTCCGAGCTGCTTCGGGGCCAGCAGCCCTCGGAGGAGCTGTACGAGCAGGCGGGCGCGATCGCGGCGCGAAGCTGCAGCCCGGTGGCCGACATGCGCGGCAGCGAGGAGTACAAGCGACACCTGGCCGACGAGCTCACCCGCCGCACCCTGCGCCGGGCAGTGGCCAGGATCAACGGAGAGGACGTCTGA
- a CDS encoding NAD(P)-binding protein → MEKPFAITLDVRSSLANHTGTWRTERPVYVDREPPCNANCPAGEDIQGWLYAAEDGSYEAAWRHLVAVNPFPAVMGRVCYHPCETACNRAQLDTAVGINSVERFLGDEAIARGWDLPSPQAGTGKRVLVVGAGPCGLSVAYHLRQGGHEVEIHDAGDQAGGMMRYGIPTFRLPRHILDHEIDRLLATGITLRPSTTVTDLLATLRDGGFDAAFLAVGAQLSHRTYVPAGQSARILDALDVLARTEGGERPQLGRRVAVYGGGNTAMDVARTARRLGADEAVVVYRRTRERMPADDVEVREALEEGVQIRWLSTVKHADGGRLTLERMELDDEGVPQPTGEFDELEADSLVLALGQDVDHSLVDSLPGVQVTDGVVQVGPDMMTGYPGVFAGGDMVPSTRSVTVSIGHGRTAARHIDAWLRGGAVEPAVEREPADFELLNTWYYSDAPRTMRPRLDAARRVSDFAEVVGGLDSETALFEARRCLSCGNCFGCDNCVGVCPDNAVLKVDAAHGYAIDYDYCKGCGICVEECPCGAITMEPEIT, encoded by the coding sequence ATGGAGAAGCCCTTCGCGATCACCCTCGACGTGCGGTCCAGCCTGGCCAACCACACCGGCACCTGGCGCACCGAACGGCCGGTGTACGTCGACCGGGAGCCGCCGTGCAACGCGAACTGCCCGGCGGGCGAGGACATCCAGGGCTGGCTCTATGCCGCGGAGGACGGCAGCTACGAGGCGGCCTGGCGTCATCTGGTGGCCGTCAACCCCTTCCCCGCGGTGATGGGCCGGGTCTGCTACCACCCGTGCGAGACGGCGTGCAACCGCGCGCAGCTCGACACCGCGGTCGGCATCAACTCCGTCGAGCGCTTCCTCGGCGACGAGGCGATCGCCCGCGGCTGGGACCTGCCGAGCCCGCAGGCCGGGACCGGCAAACGCGTCCTCGTCGTGGGCGCGGGGCCGTGCGGGCTCTCCGTCGCCTACCACCTCCGGCAGGGCGGCCACGAGGTGGAGATCCACGACGCCGGCGACCAGGCGGGCGGGATGATGCGCTACGGCATCCCGACGTTCCGGCTTCCGCGGCACATCCTCGACCACGAGATCGACCGGCTGCTGGCCACGGGCATCACGTTGCGCCCGAGCACGACGGTGACCGACCTGCTCGCCACCTTGCGCGACGGCGGCTTCGACGCCGCCTTCCTCGCCGTCGGCGCTCAGCTCAGCCATCGGACCTACGTCCCCGCGGGACAGTCCGCGCGCATCCTCGACGCGCTCGACGTCCTGGCGCGCACGGAGGGTGGCGAGCGCCCGCAGCTCGGCCGCCGGGTCGCGGTGTACGGCGGAGGCAACACCGCCATGGACGTCGCCCGGACCGCCCGTCGTCTCGGCGCCGACGAGGCCGTGGTCGTCTACCGGCGCACGCGCGAGCGGATGCCCGCCGACGACGTCGAGGTGCGCGAGGCGCTGGAGGAGGGTGTGCAGATCCGTTGGTTGTCGACGGTGAAGCACGCCGACGGCGGCCGACTGACGCTGGAGCGCATGGAGCTCGACGACGAGGGCGTGCCTCAGCCGACCGGTGAGTTCGACGAGCTCGAGGCCGACTCCCTCGTCCTCGCGCTCGGCCAGGACGTCGACCACTCCCTCGTCGACTCGTTGCCCGGCGTTCAGGTCACCGACGGCGTCGTGCAGGTCGGTCCGGACATGATGACGGGCTACCCCGGGGTCTTCGCCGGCGGTGACATGGTCCCGTCGACCCGTTCGGTGACGGTCTCGATCGGGCACGGCCGTACGGCGGCCCGACACATCGACGCCTGGCTGCGGGGCGGCGCCGTCGAGCCGGCCGTCGAGCGCGAGCCGGCGGACTTCGAGCTGCTCAACACGTGGTACTACAGCGACGCCCCGCGCACCATGCGCCCGAGGCTGGACGCGGCTCGCCGGGTCTCCGACTTCGCCGAGGTGGTCGGGGGGCTGGACTCCGAGACAGCGCTGTTCGAGGCGCGACGGTGCCTGTCGTGCGGCAACTGCTTCGGCTGCGACAACTGCGTGGGGGTGTGCCCGGACAACGCGGTCCTCAAGGTCGACGCGGCGCACGGCTACGCGATCGACTACGACTACTGCAAGGGCTGCGGCATCTGCGTCGAGGAGTGTCCCTGCGGCGCGATCACCATGGAGCCCGAGATCACCTGA
- a CDS encoding (2Fe-2S)-binding protein yields the protein MQVSMTVNGEPVTADIEGRLLLVHFLRDHLGLTGTHWGCDTSNCGTCVVWLDREPVKSCTVLAAMASGHEVRTVEGLETAAGLDAVQQGFMECHGLQCGFCTPGMMMTARALLDRNPDPSEEEIREAISGQICRCTGYSTIIRSIRWAAAKEAMAAEQVGSAS from the coding sequence ATGCAGGTCTCGATGACGGTCAACGGCGAACCGGTCACCGCCGACATCGAGGGGCGGCTGCTCCTCGTGCACTTCCTGCGCGACCATCTCGGTCTCACCGGGACCCACTGGGGCTGCGACACGAGCAACTGCGGCACGTGCGTGGTCTGGCTGGACCGCGAGCCGGTGAAGTCGTGCACCGTCCTCGCTGCCATGGCCAGCGGCCACGAGGTGCGCACGGTCGAGGGGCTGGAGACGGCAGCCGGCCTCGATGCCGTGCAGCAAGGCTTCATGGAGTGCCATGGTCTGCAGTGCGGGTTCTGTACGCCGGGGATGATGATGACCGCGCGCGCCCTGCTCGACCGCAACCCCGACCCGTCGGAGGAGGAGATCCGCGAGGCCATCTCCGGCCAGATCTGCCGGTGCACCGGATACTCGACGATCATCCGCTCGATCAGGTGGGCCGCCGCCAAGGAAGCCATGGCCGCGGAGCAGGTGGGGAGCGCGTCATGA
- the porA gene encoding pyruvate ferredoxin oxidoreductase, translating into MRRQIEGSRAIAETVACCRPGVVAAYPITPQTHIVEALGSAVKSGALTGCRFIPVESEFAAMSASIGASAAGSRAYTATASQGLLYMTEALFNASGLGLPIVMTVANRAIGAPINIWNDQSDSMSQRDCGWVQLYAEDNQAAVDLHVLGFRLAEELSVPVMVCMDGFVLTHAVEPIDVPAQEQVDAFLPSYRPQQVLDPDEPVTIGAMVGPEAFTEVRYLAHHHQLRALEILPSLAQELHAVLGRTVAPLTAYGVDGAETVVVTIGSATGTMRDVADELEARGEQIGVLALTAFRPFPYAEVRSALEGATHVIVLERAFAPGAGGIVSCDVASALEDLPVDVSTVVAGLGGRAVSKSSLHRMLADAADGRLARLAFLDLQTDLVEQELARVGHPQRTRSPTLDVLRDAGVPGSRVR; encoded by the coding sequence ATGCGTAGGCAGATTGAAGGCTCCCGAGCCATCGCCGAGACCGTCGCCTGCTGCCGCCCCGGGGTCGTGGCCGCCTACCCCATCACGCCCCAGACGCACATCGTCGAGGCCCTCGGATCGGCGGTGAAGAGCGGTGCGCTCACCGGGTGCCGCTTCATCCCCGTCGAGTCCGAGTTCGCTGCGATGTCGGCGTCGATCGGGGCCTCGGCCGCCGGCTCGCGCGCCTATACCGCGACAGCCAGCCAGGGGCTGCTGTACATGACCGAGGCACTGTTCAACGCCTCCGGTCTCGGGCTGCCCATCGTCATGACCGTCGCCAATCGCGCGATCGGGGCCCCCATCAACATCTGGAACGACCAGAGCGACTCGATGAGCCAGCGCGACTGCGGCTGGGTGCAGCTGTACGCGGAGGACAACCAGGCCGCGGTCGATCTCCACGTGCTCGGGTTCCGGCTGGCGGAGGAGTTGTCCGTCCCCGTCATGGTGTGCATGGACGGGTTCGTTCTCACCCACGCCGTCGAGCCCATCGACGTCCCGGCCCAGGAGCAGGTCGACGCCTTCCTGCCGTCTTATCGGCCGCAACAGGTGCTGGACCCCGACGAACCGGTCACCATCGGCGCGATGGTGGGCCCCGAGGCGTTCACCGAGGTCCGCTACCTCGCCCACCACCACCAGCTGCGGGCGCTCGAGATCCTGCCGTCGCTCGCCCAGGAGCTTCATGCGGTTCTGGGGCGGACGGTCGCGCCGTTGACGGCGTACGGCGTCGACGGCGCCGAGACCGTCGTCGTCACGATCGGGTCGGCCACCGGGACCATGCGCGACGTCGCGGACGAGCTCGAGGCCCGCGGGGAGCAGATCGGCGTGCTCGCGCTCACCGCCTTCCGCCCGTTCCCGTACGCGGAGGTGCGCTCGGCTCTGGAGGGTGCCACGCACGTGATCGTCCTCGAGCGCGCCTTCGCCCCGGGGGCCGGCGGAATCGTGAGCTGCGATGTGGCATCGGCGCTCGAGGACCTGCCGGTCGACGTGAGCACCGTCGTCGCCGGCCTGGGCGGTCGGGCGGTGAGCAAGAGCTCGCTGCACCGGATGCTCGCCGACGCCGCGGACGGCCGGCTGGCGCGCCTGGCCTTCCTCGACCTGCAGACCGACCTGGTCGAGCAGGAACTGGCCCGCGTCGGGCACCCGCAACGGACGCGGTCTCCGACCCTCGACGTGCTGCGCGACGCAGGCGTCCCCGGCTCGCGGGTCCGGTGA